In the genome of Osmerus mordax isolate fOsmMor3 chromosome 15, fOsmMor3.pri, whole genome shotgun sequence, one region contains:
- the eif1b gene encoding eukaryotic translation initiation factor 1b, with translation MSSIQNLQSFDPFADATKGDDLLPAGTEDKIHIRIQQRNGRKTLTTVQGIATDYDKKKLVKAFKKKFACNGTVIEHPEYGEVIQLQGDQRKNICQFLLEIGIVREEQLKVHGF, from the exons ATGTCCTCTATCCAGAACCTCCAATCTTTTG ATCCCTTTGCTGATGCAACCAAGGGTGACGACCTTCTCCCTGCCGGGACTGAGGATAAAATCCACATAAGGATACAGCAACGAAACGGACGCAAGACCCTGACCACTGTACAAGGGATTGCAACAGACTACGACAAGAAGAAGCTTGTGAAAGCCTTCAAAAAG AAATTTGCATGCAATGGGACTGTGATTGAGCACCCTGAGTACGGTGAGGTCATCCAGCTGCAGGGAGACCAGAGGAAAAACATCTGCCAATTCCTCCTTGAA ATCGGTATTGTCAGGGAGGAGCAGTTGAAAGTCCACGGATTTTAA